A DNA window from Chryseobacterium sp. MEBOG06 contains the following coding sequences:
- a CDS encoding GLPGLI family protein, which produces MKKLITITLTLLLGVVMNAQNQRFIYEYKYIIDSTAKDKAETEIMLLDVASKGSKFYSKDSFESDSLMRVVMEKQLQAGNNELDLSSVKFKGKIRYTVEKMYPNYAMNFFNNLSAEEYMVQDVRKQDWKILPDKEKVGGLTTQKAVCDFAGRKWTAWFTSDLPIQDGPYKFYGLPGLIVKLEDVTHSHSFELKGNKKLPAGYEWKSTKNKERYSPLITVNEAKYRKAFKDYRADPMKSERQMIAQGIVIEEIDDSGKTVATSEKGKKDREARQISDIKKDNNIIELDLLR; this is translated from the coding sequence ATGAAAAAACTGATAACCATCACATTGACTCTCTTATTGGGAGTCGTGATGAACGCTCAGAACCAGCGATTTATTTATGAGTATAAATATATCATTGATTCTACTGCTAAAGACAAAGCGGAAACTGAAATAATGCTTCTTGATGTTGCATCTAAAGGATCAAAATTCTACAGTAAAGATTCTTTTGAATCAGACTCGCTTATGAGAGTTGTTATGGAAAAGCAGCTTCAGGCAGGGAATAATGAATTAGACCTGTCATCAGTTAAATTTAAAGGTAAAATACGCTACACGGTTGAAAAAATGTATCCCAATTACGCGATGAATTTTTTCAATAATCTGTCTGCTGAAGAATATATGGTGCAGGATGTAAGAAAACAGGACTGGAAGATTCTGCCGGATAAAGAAAAAGTAGGAGGACTTACTACTCAGAAGGCCGTTTGTGACTTTGCAGGAAGAAAATGGACCGCCTGGTTTACCTCTGATCTCCCTATTCAGGATGGCCCATATAAATTTTATGGACTTCCCGGACTGATCGTAAAACTTGAAGATGTTACTCATTCTCATTCATTTGAATTAAAAGGGAATAAAAAACTTCCGGCAGGATACGAATGGAAGAGTACCAAAAATAAAGAACGTTATAGCCCTCTGATTACAGTGAATGAAGCAAAATACAGAAAAGCCTTTAAAGACTATCGTGCCGATCCCATGAAAAGTGAGAGACAAATGATAGCTCAGGGTATTGTTATTGAAGAAATAGATGATTCAGGGAAAACAGTGGCAACCTCTGAGAAAGGTAAAAAAGACAGAGAAGCCAGGCAGATAAGTGATATAAAAAAGGATAATAACATCATTGAACTGGATCTCCTGAGATAA
- a CDS encoding sugar O-acetyltransferase: MTEKEKCAAGLLYDANYDKQLIQERIACKDLCVEYNGLKNSDAQRRSELLRNILGSTKENLCIEPSFWCDYGYNIEVGENFYANHNLVILDCAKVQFGDNVFIGPNCSFYTAGHPLDAKQRNQGLEYARPITVGDNVWLGGNVVVLPGVSIGKNSVVGAGSVVTKDIPDSVVAVGNPCRVVRDISGENQN; this comes from the coding sequence ATGACAGAAAAGGAAAAATGTGCAGCGGGACTTCTTTACGATGCCAATTATGACAAGCAGCTGATCCAGGAACGCATTGCCTGTAAAGATCTCTGTGTGGAATATAACGGATTGAAAAATTCTGATGCGCAAAGAAGAAGTGAATTGCTTAGAAATATCCTTGGCAGTACCAAAGAAAACCTCTGTATAGAACCGTCATTCTGGTGTGATTATGGGTATAATATAGAAGTGGGAGAGAACTTTTATGCCAATCACAACCTTGTCATTTTAGACTGCGCCAAAGTTCAGTTTGGAGATAATGTTTTCATTGGGCCTAATTGCAGTTTTTATACAGCCGGCCATCCGCTGGATGCCAAACAGAGAAATCAAGGGCTGGAATATGCTCGTCCTATTACCGTAGGAGATAATGTTTGGCTGGGAGGGAATGTTGTTGTTCTTCCGGGAGTTTCTATTGGTAAGAATTCTGTAGTAGGTGCGGGAAGCGTTGTTACCAAAGACATTCCGGATAGTGTAGTAGCAGTAGGAAACCCATGCAGAGTAGTGAGAGATATTTCCGGAGAGAACCAAAACTAA
- a CDS encoding GLPGLI family protein, translated as MKSKILFFMFLGVLANAQINRFFYEYKFIPDSNNKEEVKKEIMLLDIDKNGSTYYSQDKFVADSIGKAELEKQLKAGGGNISVNRREKPGQVSYKVTKQYPDFKTYLFRNISTDKYKIKEDRKPEWKITSEKQKIGEYNAQKAVTSFGGREWTAWFTTDLPFQDGPYVFYGLPGLIVKIEDATGSHSMTLAGNKTIKTPDAEADLQIPDHVKVLGIGGKDIEVTKDQFKKAWKAYVNDPSKNMRELMMKNGGDSNTKVVFKVRTADGKEISDPNQVFRQMEKSTKEALQKDNNPIEPDLVN; from the coding sequence ATGAAAAGCAAAATTCTATTTTTTATGTTTCTGGGAGTGTTAGCCAACGCTCAGATTAACAGGTTTTTTTACGAATATAAATTTATTCCGGATTCTAATAATAAGGAAGAGGTGAAGAAAGAAATAATGCTGCTGGATATTGATAAAAACGGCTCCACTTATTACAGTCAGGATAAATTTGTGGCAGATTCCATAGGAAAAGCTGAACTTGAAAAGCAGCTGAAAGCAGGAGGTGGAAATATAAGTGTCAACAGACGTGAAAAACCGGGACAGGTTTCTTATAAAGTAACCAAACAATATCCGGATTTCAAAACCTATCTTTTCAGAAATATCTCCACAGATAAATATAAAATAAAAGAAGACAGAAAACCGGAATGGAAAATAACCTCTGAGAAACAAAAAATAGGTGAGTACAATGCTCAGAAAGCAGTTACCAGTTTTGGCGGAAGAGAATGGACAGCATGGTTTACAACCGATCTTCCTTTTCAGGATGGACCCTATGTTTTTTACGGACTTCCAGGGTTGATTGTGAAAATAGAAGATGCTACAGGTTCCCACAGTATGACACTGGCAGGTAATAAAACCATCAAAACACCAGATGCAGAAGCAGACCTGCAGATTCCTGATCATGTAAAAGTACTGGGAATTGGCGGAAAAGATATCGAAGTGACCAAAGATCAGTTTAAGAAAGCATGGAAAGCTTATGTAAACGATCCTTCCAAAAATATGAGAGAACTGATGATGAAAAACGGCGGAGATAGCAATACCAAAGTGGTTTTCAAAGTAAGGACTGCAGACGGTAAAGAAATTTCAGATCCCAATCAGGTTTTCAGGCAAATGGAAAAGAGTACAAAAGAAGCACTTCAGAAGGATAACAACCCGATTGAACCGGATCTGGTGAATTAA
- a CDS encoding M56 family metallopeptidase has product MEAILLYFGKTIICSGVTFLYYQLSLKDKTFHHYNRFYLLAAVLVSLFLPLIRVEDFTIEVNNDLYRLLDKIQNFNTEKNLNNGNLYFNLIFSALGLVSLYFLGKLVYGIFKIQQFKKQFQKESFDGINFYRTDLTEAPFSYFKNLFWKNAITLNSEVGRQILKHEMVHIEQKHSFDKIFIEFITAVFWFNPFFHIIKKEINLIHEYLADKKAVKNSDTKAFAQMLLASHFSGTQLPATSPFLSSNLKKRLKMLQKPKTKFGYARRIFALPVLFSVAFAYLVNAKNREIEETNFNIKKAVSQIQKDTVRPEKEQQKENTDPIPGLPKLKARSVEIQKELDKKSKELSKLTPESAAFNKKIEEINVLASEMGKIAGQVSTSVDSYFKSPEWKSQMKALDNMEIEIPDIPELDVDIDSPEASPAPPAAPGAAKAPKTPKVIYFKNNTVQYKDLSRKEKEEVRKALKEAKEAMKEAAKARIEGEKARIESAKASIEGEKAIREREAYRRESAKAKIESDKARKESEAARIESAKAKIEGDKARKESEAYRIEGAKARIESEKMRLKAQKNLKDIHFSRINGSSKVMVMQADFIKKDGNGNIAMNGVKRFNISGGDDMKSKYYIDGREVSKDDINSLNTSDISSVMINNQRKGDAKKSEIRIQTKK; this is encoded by the coding sequence ATGGAAGCAATACTTTTATACTTTGGAAAAACAATTATATGTTCAGGTGTAACGTTTTTGTATTATCAGTTGTCTTTAAAAGACAAGACATTCCATCATTATAACAGGTTTTATCTGTTGGCGGCAGTTTTGGTATCGCTGTTTTTACCACTCATCAGAGTAGAAGATTTTACGATAGAGGTAAATAATGATCTATACAGACTTCTTGATAAAATTCAGAATTTTAATACAGAAAAAAACTTAAACAATGGTAACCTTTATTTTAACCTTATTTTTTCAGCTCTGGGACTTGTTTCTCTCTATTTTCTAGGGAAATTGGTATACGGGATTTTTAAAATCCAGCAATTTAAAAAACAGTTTCAGAAAGAAAGTTTTGACGGGATCAATTTTTACCGTACCGACCTCACCGAAGCACCCTTTTCATACTTTAAAAACCTTTTCTGGAAAAATGCAATCACGCTGAACTCAGAAGTGGGAAGGCAGATTTTAAAGCATGAGATGGTACATATTGAGCAGAAGCATTCATTTGATAAGATCTTTATCGAATTCATTACCGCTGTTTTCTGGTTCAATCCCTTTTTCCATATTATCAAAAAAGAAATTAATTTAATCCACGAATATCTGGCTGATAAGAAAGCCGTTAAAAATTCGGACACCAAAGCATTTGCGCAGATGCTTTTAGCAAGCCACTTTTCCGGAACACAGTTGCCTGCCACCAGTCCGTTTCTAAGTTCAAACCTTAAAAAAAGACTTAAGATGTTACAAAAACCAAAAACCAAGTTCGGATATGCGCGAAGAATTTTTGCACTGCCCGTTTTATTTTCAGTCGCTTTTGCCTATCTGGTAAATGCAAAAAACAGAGAAATTGAAGAAACCAATTTTAATATTAAAAAAGCGGTTTCACAAATACAGAAAGATACAGTAAGACCTGAAAAAGAACAACAGAAAGAAAATACAGATCCAATACCTGGACTTCCCAAGCTGAAAGCAAGATCAGTGGAAATCCAAAAAGAACTGGATAAAAAAAGCAAAGAGCTAAGCAAACTGACACCAGAAAGCGCTGCCTTTAACAAAAAGATAGAAGAAATTAATGTATTGGCCTCTGAAATGGGGAAAATCGCTGGACAGGTATCTACATCAGTTGACAGTTATTTCAAATCTCCTGAATGGAAAAGCCAGATGAAGGCTCTTGATAATATGGAAATTGAGATACCGGATATACCTGAGTTAGATGTTGACATTGATTCTCCTGAAGCTTCGCCAGCGCCTCCGGCAGCCCCCGGAGCCGCAAAAGCACCAAAGACCCCTAAAGTAATATACTTTAAGAACAATACCGTTCAGTATAAAGACTTAAGCCGTAAAGAAAAAGAAGAAGTACGTAAAGCGCTTAAAGAAGCTAAAGAAGCAATGAAGGAGGCGGCGAAAGCCAGAATTGAGGGAGAAAAAGCAAGAATAGAGAGCGCAAAAGCCAGTATAGAAGGCGAAAAGGCCATAAGAGAAAGAGAGGCTTACAGAAGAGAAAGTGCAAAAGCAAAGATTGAAAGTGATAAAGCCAGAAAAGAAAGTGAAGCTGCCAGAATAGAGAGTGCAAAAGCAAAGATAGAAGGTGATAAAGCCAGAAAAGAAAGTGAGGCTTACAGAATAGAGGGAGCAAAAGCAAGAATAGAAAGTGAAAAAATGAGATTGAAAGCCCAGAAAAACCTTAAGGATATTCATTTCTCAAGGATTAATGGTTCTTCCAAAGTAATGGTAATGCAGGCAGATTTCATCAAAAAAGATGGCAACGGAAATATTGCCATGAATGGGGTAAAAAGATTTAATATAAGTGGAGGAGACGATATGAAGTCCAAGTACTATATTGATGGCAGAGAGGTCTCTAAAGATGATATTAATTCATTGAATACAAGTGATATATCCAGCGTTATGATTAATAATCAGCGGAAAGGAGACGCTAAGAAAAGCGAAATAAGAATTCAGACAAAAAAATAA
- a CDS encoding BlaI/MecI/CopY family transcriptional regulator, translated as MKIQTLTKAEEQVMQYLWKLEKGFLKDVLDLFPEPKPHTNTVSTILKVLKDKEFVDYRVHGRQHEYFPLVSKEQYSGKTMKSLVKNYFKGSYKSAVSFLVEKNEMTVEDLEMLLDELKKKD; from the coding sequence ATGAAAATTCAGACTTTAACAAAAGCAGAGGAACAGGTAATGCAGTATCTGTGGAAACTGGAAAAAGGATTTCTTAAGGATGTTCTCGATCTGTTTCCTGAACCCAAACCCCATACCAATACTGTCTCCACCATTTTAAAAGTATTAAAGGACAAAGAATTTGTAGATTATCGTGTACACGGAAGACAGCATGAGTATTTTCCACTGGTTTCAAAAGAGCAGTATTCCGGGAAAACCATGAAGAGTCTTGTGAAAAACTATTTTAAAGGTTCTTACAAAAGTGCCGTTTCGTTTCTCGTAGAAAAAAATGAAATGACGGTAGAAGATCTTGAAATGTTACTGGATGAACTCAAAAAGAAAGACTAG
- a CDS encoding GNAT family N-acetyltransferase, which yields MNYTIKKASLEDLEDTAVLFDLYRVFYRQESDIEKGKAFLRERFLNSESDIFLAVADGKAIGFVQLYKLFHYTKLQKQWLLSDLFVHPDYRGKGLSVALIDRSKQWCEETGACGLMLETEKTNEIGNTLYPRCGFEYDGLHNYYHWWK from the coding sequence ATGAATTACACTATTAAAAAAGCAAGCCTTGAGGATCTTGAAGACACCGCCGTATTGTTTGATCTTTACCGTGTTTTTTACAGACAGGAATCTGACATTGAAAAAGGAAAGGCTTTTCTTCGAGAAAGATTTCTAAACAGTGAATCAGATATTTTTCTGGCTGTAGCAGATGGAAAAGCCATAGGATTTGTACAGCTCTATAAACTGTTTCACTATACCAAATTACAGAAACAATGGCTGCTAAGCGACTTGTTTGTACATCCCGATTATAGAGGGAAAGGGCTTTCAGTAGCTTTAATTGACCGTAGTAAGCAGTGGTGTGAAGAAACAGGGGCTTGTGGTCTGATGCTTGAAACTGAAAAGACCAATGAAATTGGAAATACTTTATATCCCCGCTGTGGATTTGAATATGATGGATTGCATAACTATTATCACTGGTGGAAGTAG
- a CDS encoding 2OG-Fe(II) oxygenase, protein MTDIIQKIKDTDWQHITEEMHQKGYAVIPNLISDDECEDLKSDYTYAHLYRKTVVMARHRFGLGEYRYFNYPLPQLIQLVRTHIYPYLAPIANSWFNALHIDTSFPLDHREFIQQCHANGQKKATPLILKYGKGGFNTLHQDLYGDLYFPIQIVIMLSEPDQDFTGGEFVLTQQIPRAQSKAIVLKPKKGDVLIFTTNFKPEKGVKGYYRVNTKHGVSEVTEGSRYALGVIFHDAMS, encoded by the coding sequence ATGACAGATATTATCCAAAAAATAAAAGACACGGACTGGCAGCATATAACAGAGGAAATGCATCAGAAAGGTTATGCGGTGATTCCCAATTTAATATCAGATGATGAATGTGAAGATTTAAAGTCAGACTATACCTATGCTCATCTGTATCGTAAAACCGTTGTCATGGCGCGCCACAGGTTTGGTTTAGGAGAATACCGGTATTTCAATTATCCGTTACCGCAACTGATTCAGTTGGTACGAACTCATATTTATCCTTATCTAGCTCCTATTGCCAATTCCTGGTTTAATGCCTTACATATTGATACTTCTTTTCCCCTAGATCATAGGGAGTTTATACAACAATGTCATGCCAACGGTCAGAAGAAAGCCACTCCTTTGATTTTAAAATACGGAAAAGGAGGTTTTAATACTTTGCATCAGGATTTATATGGAGATCTATATTTTCCGATTCAGATTGTTATCATGCTTAGTGAACCTGATCAGGATTTTACAGGTGGAGAATTTGTTCTTACCCAACAGATTCCGAGAGCTCAGTCGAAAGCCATTGTCTTGAAACCTAAAAAGGGAGATGTCCTTATTTTTACTACAAATTTTAAACCGGAAAAAGGGGTGAAAGGATATTACAGAGTCAATACGAAACATGGAGTAAGTGAAGTGACAGAGGGAAGCCGCTACGCCCTGGGAGTTATTTTCCATGATGCTATGAGCTGA
- a CDS encoding Ada metal-binding domain-containing protein produces the protein MILHSQITALSLRSKIRHGEIVLGGNKKLKIFGLLSCKSGKRMKKENRIFFKDEKEAWQNSYRPCGHCMRERYKKWKNNFSFITPDD, from the coding sequence ATGATACTGCATTCTCAGATAACTGCCCTTAGTTTAAGAAGTAAAATCCGTCACGGAGAAATAGTTTTGGGAGGAAATAAAAAATTAAAAATTTTTGGATTACTAAGCTGTAAGTCAGGAAAAAGAATGAAAAAGGAAAATAGAATTTTCTTTAAAGATGAAAAAGAAGCATGGCAAAATAGCTACCGTCCCTGCGGCCACTGTATGAGAGAAAGATATAAAAAATGGAAAAATAATTTCTCCTTCATTACACCCGATGACTGA